One part of the Arachidicoccus terrestris genome encodes these proteins:
- a CDS encoding DUF3347 domain-containing protein, translating to MMKKIFFTIALLSTAFLAVATGATVNQSTTYIHTTLHIVNGTADAGPVIKAYLSVKDALASDNAAAAAQSGNALLAALGQLEKEATAAKAKEAFDKDGQAALKSAQAIGKSGDIKAQRKAFKDLSEHLYSLIKVVGTSETLYLDYCPMAKASWLSDKKPIVNPYYGSSMLTCGSVKETIEP from the coding sequence ATGATGAAAAAGATATTTTTCACGATCGCCCTGTTGTCTACAGCTTTTCTGGCAGTAGCTACTGGCGCCACAGTTAATCAATCAACAACGTACATACATACGACGCTGCATATAGTCAACGGTACTGCAGATGCCGGACCGGTTATAAAGGCTTATTTATCGGTAAAGGATGCCCTCGCTTCAGATAATGCTGCAGCCGCTGCCCAATCGGGAAATGCACTTTTGGCGGCACTAGGACAGCTGGAGAAAGAAGCAACGGCCGCCAAAGCCAAAGAGGCTTTCGATAAGGATGGCCAGGCCGCGCTAAAAAGCGCACAGGCCATTGGGAAGTCCGGTGATATTAAAGCACAACGAAAAGCCTTTAAGGATTTGAGTGAACATTTGTACAGCCTGATCAAAGTCGTTGGGACCTCTGAAACGCTGTACCTGGATTACTGCCCCATGGCGAAGGCCAGCTGGCTCAGTGATAAGAAGCCTATTGTGAATCCCTATTACGGGTCGTCCATGTTGACCTGTGGTTCTGTGAAAGAGACCATAGAGCCCTAG